A genome region from Variovorax paradoxus includes the following:
- a CDS encoding NAD(P)-dependent oxidoreductase, translating into MSHIVIIGATGRAGSQLLEEALRRGHTVTAIARKASAKLAGRANVKAIDLDVLDGAALEKALAGHDAVFSAAHFATVPPAAIIEPAKRAGVKRLLVVGGAGSLFAAPGLKVIDTPNFPDAYRAEASAGGVFLDALRNEKDLDWTFLSPSAEFVEGERTGKFRLGKDDLLVSAEGRSWITFEDYAIAFIDELEKPAHRRERYTIGY; encoded by the coding sequence ATGAGCCACATCGTCATCATCGGCGCCACCGGACGTGCCGGCAGCCAGCTTCTCGAAGAAGCCCTGCGTCGCGGCCACACGGTCACGGCCATCGCCCGCAAGGCCAGCGCCAAGCTCGCCGGCCGCGCCAACGTGAAAGCCATCGACCTCGACGTGCTCGACGGCGCAGCCCTCGAGAAGGCCCTGGCCGGCCACGACGCCGTGTTCAGCGCCGCGCATTTCGCCACCGTGCCGCCCGCGGCCATCATCGAGCCGGCCAAGCGCGCCGGCGTCAAGCGCCTGCTGGTGGTCGGCGGCGCGGGCAGCCTCTTCGCGGCGCCCGGCCTGAAAGTGATCGACACGCCCAACTTCCCCGACGCCTACCGCGCCGAAGCCTCGGCCGGCGGCGTGTTCCTGGACGCGCTGCGCAACGAGAAGGACCTCGACTGGACCTTCCTGTCGCCCTCGGCCGAGTTCGTCGAAGGCGAGCGCACGGGCAAGTTCCGGCTCGGCAAGGACGACCTGCTGGTGAGCGCCGAAGGCCGCAGCTGGATCACCTTCGAGGACTACGCGATCGCGTTCATCGACGAACTCGAGAAGCCCGCGCACCGTCGCGAGCGCTACACCATCGGCTACTGA
- a CDS encoding LysR family transcriptional regulator, translating into MDRLNAMRVFVNVVDAGSLSAAADKLDMSRPVVTRYVAELEQWTGARLLHRTTRRLSLTAAGEELLPRCRQVLELTGDMQAAVRHPAEAPRGQLRITASTSFAQAQLADAVADYVRLYPGVAVDLVLLDRAVNLVDERIDLAIRVALEIDPNLIARRLTDCRSVVCASPAYLKEHGKPSGVEELAQRNCLTHSYFGRSLWNFTRKDTGEPASVAVGGNVSANDAASLMYLARSGAGIAMLPTYLSAPLLQSGELVRLFTDFEPQVVGMYAVYASRKHMPAALRTMLDFLAERFTEVPAWDAVPHAG; encoded by the coding sequence ATGGACCGATTGAACGCAATGCGGGTGTTCGTGAACGTGGTTGACGCGGGAAGCCTCTCGGCTGCGGCGGACAAGCTGGACATGTCCCGGCCCGTGGTCACGCGATACGTTGCCGAACTGGAGCAGTGGACCGGCGCACGCCTGTTGCACCGGACCACACGCCGGCTGAGCCTCACGGCGGCGGGCGAAGAGCTGCTGCCGCGCTGTCGCCAGGTGCTCGAGCTCACGGGCGACATGCAGGCCGCGGTGCGGCATCCCGCCGAGGCGCCGCGCGGCCAGCTTCGCATCACGGCCAGCACCTCGTTCGCCCAGGCGCAACTGGCCGACGCCGTGGCCGACTACGTGCGGCTCTACCCGGGCGTGGCGGTCGACCTGGTGCTGCTCGACCGTGCGGTGAACCTGGTGGACGAGCGCATCGACCTTGCCATTCGCGTGGCGCTGGAGATCGACCCGAACCTGATCGCCCGGCGGCTCACCGACTGCCGCTCGGTGGTGTGCGCATCGCCGGCCTACCTGAAGGAGCACGGCAAGCCTTCGGGCGTCGAGGAGCTGGCGCAGCGCAACTGCCTCACGCATTCGTACTTCGGGCGAAGCCTGTGGAACTTCACGCGCAAGGACACGGGGGAGCCGGCCTCGGTGGCCGTGGGTGGCAACGTCTCGGCGAACGATGCCGCCAGCCTGATGTACCTGGCGCGCTCGGGCGCCGGCATCGCAATGCTGCCGACCTACCTGTCGGCGCCGTTGCTGCAGTCGGGCGAACTGGTGCGGCTCTTTACCGATTTCGAACCGCAGGTAGTGGGCATGTACGCGGTGTACGCCTCGCGCAAGCACATGCCGGCCGCGCTTCGCACGATGCTCGACTTCCTTGCCGAGCGCTTCACCGAGGTGCCTGCGTGGGACGCGGTGCCACACGCAGGCTAG
- a CDS encoding YqhA family protein, producing MSAPDPFDTRNPPVPRRGSPLRPLPKLIFASRWLQLPLYLGLIVAQAVYVVHFLVELLHLVEAAFGSKEALQALITSIGYKTTVPVGSLNETVIMLVVLALIDVVMISNLLIMVIVGGYETFVSRMDLEGHRDQPEWLSHVNASVLKVKLATAIIGISSIHLLKTFINADNYTDRVLIAQTVIHITFLFSAIAIAYTDRLMAPAAPHGDGH from the coding sequence ATGTCCGCTCCCGATCCTTTCGACACCCGGAACCCGCCCGTACCACGCCGCGGCTCGCCGCTGCGCCCGCTGCCCAAGCTGATCTTCGCCAGCCGCTGGCTGCAACTGCCGCTGTACCTGGGACTGATCGTCGCGCAGGCCGTGTACGTGGTGCATTTCCTGGTCGAGCTGCTGCATCTGGTGGAGGCCGCTTTCGGCAGCAAGGAAGCGCTGCAGGCGCTGATCACCAGCATCGGCTACAAGACCACCGTGCCGGTGGGCTCGCTCAACGAGACGGTCATCATGCTGGTGGTGCTCGCGCTCATCGACGTGGTGATGATCTCCAACCTGCTGATCATGGTGATCGTGGGTGGCTACGAGACCTTCGTGAGCCGCATGGACCTCGAAGGCCACCGCGACCAGCCCGAGTGGCTGAGCCACGTGAACGCCTCGGTGCTCAAGGTGAAGCTGGCCACCGCCATCATCGGCATCAGCTCGATCCACCTGCTGAAGACCTTCATCAACGCGGACAACTACACCGACCGCGTGCTGATCGCGCAGACCGTGATCCACATCACCTTCCTGTTCTCCGCCATCGCCATCGCCTACACCGACCGTCTCATGGCACCGGCGGCGCCTCACGGCGACGGGCACTGA